A single genomic interval of Malania oleifera isolate guangnan ecotype guangnan chromosome 13, ASM2987363v1, whole genome shotgun sequence harbors:
- the LOC131145625 gene encoding probable 6-phosphogluconolactonase 4, chloroplastic: protein MRSLRMAAAFHAVYANLRTPSQRTLLVAPAVFPESRSLTFPARSKTLITAVAADRKSFGCKAASSTAGMAAEKGKLKEEIFDSEEELAVALAKYTAELSKKFTAERGAFTVVLSGGSLIKSLRKLVEPPYIDSVEWARWHVFWVDERVVPKDHEDSNYKLAYDGFLSKVPILPGHVYAINDALPAEGAADDYETCLRHLVKNSVIDLSAASGFPKFDLMLMGMGPDGHVASLFPGHPLVREKEKWVTFIADSPKPPPTRISFTFPVINSSSYIAMVVAGAGKANPVQIALRNGQNSDLLPVQMVLPEGEMTWFLDKDAASKL, encoded by the exons ATGCGCTCCCTGCGCATGGCTGCTGCGTTCCACGCCGTCTACGCTAACCTGCGCACGCCCTCTCAGCGCACTCTGCTAGTCGCACCCGCGGTGTTTCCCGAGAGCAGATCCCTCACCTTCCCGGCCAGATCCAAGACTTTGATCACTGCAGTTGCCGCCGACCGCAAGAGTTTTGGCTGCAAAGCGGCGTCGTCCACAGCGGGGATGGCGGCGGAGAAAGGGAAGCTGAAGGAGGAGATATTCGATTCGGAGGAGGAGCTGGCGGTGGCTCTAGCCAAATACACCGCCGAGTTATCGAAGAAGTTCACAGCGGAGCGAGGAGCTTTTACGGTCGTTCTCTCAGGGGGGTCTCTTATCAAGTCTCTAAG GAAATTGGTTGAACCTCCATACATCGATTCAGTTGAGTGGGCAAGATGGCATGTATTCTGGGTGGATGAGAGAGTTGTTCCCAAGGATCACGAGGATAGCAACTATAAATTGGCTTATGATGGTTTCCTCTCGAAG GTACCCATTCTACCTGGGCATGTTTATGCTATCAACGATGCACTTCCAGCAGAGGGTGCTGCAGATGATTATGAGACCTGTCTCAGACACTTGGTTAAGAACAGTGTTATTGATTTATCGGCAGCCAGTGGGTTTCCTAAATTTGATCTAATGCTAATGGGAATGGGCCCAGACGGGCATGTAGCCTCTCTTTTCCCAGGGCATCCTCTTGTCCGTGAGAAGGAGAAATGGGTTACCTTCATTGCGGACTCCCCTAAACCTCCTCCCACGAGAATTTCTTTTACCTTTCCTGTGATCAACTCATCCTCCTATATCGCAATGGTTGTGGCTGGAGCTGGTAAGGCCAATCCTGTGCAAATTGCCCTGCGTAATGGCCAGAATTCTGATTTGCTGCCTGTTCAAATGGTTTTGCCCGAGGGAGAAATGACTTGGTTTCTTGATAAGGATGCAGCTTCGAAGCTGTAG